In Nicotiana tabacum cultivar K326 chromosome 19, ASM71507v2, whole genome shotgun sequence, one DNA window encodes the following:
- the LOC142173715 gene encoding nectarin-1-like, with amino-acid sequence MARVDFERDGLNPTHTHPRATEIISVKEGTLVSGFITTDNVFVNKLITKGEVFVFPRGLIHFQFNVGRGNATIILAFNSQNPGVLLISISMFASKSQNLKEVVARAFQTSVEEVWAIRARLALPTTGIPSGRQWDDRNMHS; translated from the coding sequence ATGGCTCGAGTAGACTTTGAACGTGACGGATTAAaccccacacacacacaccctcGAGCCACTGAAATTATATCCGTAAAAGAGGGTACATTAGTTTCTGGATTCATTACGACGGATAATGTTTTTGTTAACAAGTTGATCACAAAGGGAGAAGTCTTTGTTTTCCCAAGAGGTCTCATCCATTTCCAGTTTAATGTTGGCAGAGGTAATGCAACTATTATTTTGGCCTTTAACAGCCAAAATCCTGGTGTTCTGCTTATTTCGATTTCCATGTTTGCGAGTAAATCTCAAAACCTAAAAGAAGTTGTGGCTAGGGCTTTTCAAACTAGTGTTGAGGAAGTTTGGGCTATAAGGGCAAGACTTGCACTACCTACTACAGGCATACCTTCAGGACGCCAATGGGACGACCGCAATATGCATTCATAA
- the LOC107796882 gene encoding nectarin-1-like — protein MAYMILFKVAITILSITFNRASASDPDPLQDVCVANYNSSVTVNGYACKSNYTYTPEDFASMAIAQPGEPNIFGTKVGVANVDNMPGLNTLGMSWSRVDFERDGLNPPHTHPRATEIIFVLDGDLRAGFITTDNVFVNKLITKGEVFVFPRGLIHFQFNVGKSNASILVAFDSQKPGVQPVISMFATKPSIPDDVMAKAFQTSVEEVQKIRERLVPTNVTMEYSHAIM, from the exons ATGGCTTACATGATCCTTTTCAAGGTAGCCATCACCATTTTAAGTATTACTTTTAACAGAGCTTCTGCGTCTGATCCAGATCCACTCCAGGATGTTTGTGTCGCTAATTATAACTCAT cTGTAACGGTGAATGGATATGCATGCAAAAGTAATTACACATACACACCAGAAGATTTTGCATCAATGGCAATTGCACAACCAGGAGAACCAAATATATTTGGCACTAAAGTCGGTGTAGCCAACGTTGACAACATGCCTGGCCTTAACACACTGGGAATGTCATGGTCTCGAGTAGACTTCGAACGTGATGGTTTAAACCCTCCACATACTCACCCACGAGCCACAGAAATAATTTTCGTGCTTGACGGTGACTTAAGGGCTGGATTCATCACTACGGACAATGTTTTTGTTAACAAGTTGATTACAAAGGGAGAAGTCTTTGTTTTCCCAAGAGGTCTCATCCATTTCCAGTTTAATGTCGGCAAAAGTAACGCAAGTATACTTGTGGCATTCGATAGCCAGAAACCTGGCGTTCAGCCTGTAATTTCCATGTTTGCAACTAAACCTAGTATTCCAGATGATGTTATGGCTAAGGCATTCCAAACTAGTGTTGAGGAAGTTCAGAAGATAAGGGAAAGACTTGTACCTACGAATGTGACCATGGAATATAGTCATGCAATTATGTAG
- the LOC107796881 gene encoding nectarin-1, with protein sequence MAAFGKILSLIVITVALLAINSNKACAGDPDMLQDICVADFTSTTKVNGFACKTMFTEADFSSMVISKPGATNNTFGSLVTGANVQSIPGLNTLGVSLARIDYAPGGINPPHVHPRATEIVYVLSGQLYVGFITTANVLVSKVIVQGEVFAFPRGLVHFQKNNGKVPAAVIAGFNSQLPGTQSIATTLFAASPSVPDHVLGQAFQIGTMQVQQIKSRFAPKK encoded by the exons ATGGCTGCTTTTGGAAAGATACTTTCGTTAATTGTGATAACTGTGGCATTATTAGCCATCAACTCAAATAAAGCTTGTGCTGGAGACCCTGATATGCTCCAGGATATTTGTGTTGCTGATTTCACCTCAA CCACGAAAGTGAATGGATTTGCATGCAAAACCATGTTCACAGAGGCTGATTTCTCGTCAATGGTCATTTCAAAGCCAGGAGCCACCAACAACACATTTGGTTCCCTTGTCACTGGTGCCAATGTTCAGAGTATCCCTGGCCTTAACACACTTGGTGTGTCCCTTGCTCGTATCGACTACGCCCCCGGTGGCATTAACCCACCCCACGTCCACCCACGCGCCACTGAGATTGTTTATGTTTTATCTGGTCAACTATATGTTGGCTTTATCACAACAGCCAATGTCTTGGTCTCTAAGGTCATTGTACAGGGAGAAGTATTTGCTTTTCCTAGAGGACTTGTTCATTTCCAAAAGAACAATGGTAAAGTTCCAGCAGCTGTTATCGCTGGTTTCAATAGTCAGTTGCCTGGTACACAGTCTATTGCAACAACGTTGTTTGCAGCTTCACCAAGTGTTCCTGATCATGTCTTGGGTCAAGCATTCCAAATTGGTACTATGCAAGTTCAGCAGATTAAATCAAGATTTGCACCCAAGAAATAG